In the genome of Candoia aspera isolate rCanAsp1 chromosome 1, rCanAsp1.hap2, whole genome shotgun sequence, one region contains:
- the SLC39A9 gene encoding zinc transporter ZIP9 isoform X1, with product MDDFLSISLLSLAMLIGCYVAGIIPLAVNFSEERLKLVTVLGAGLLCGTALAVIVPEGVHALYEDLLEAKHHPVSESQKVIESEKADVPEVHDHNHSHDHSRLHAYIGVSLVLGFVFMLLVDQIGNSHVHPADDPEAARSGNSKITTTLGLVVHAAADGVALGAAASTSQTSVQLIVFVAIMLHKAPAAFGLVSFLMHAGLERNRIRKHLLVFALAAPVLSMVTYLGLSKSSKQALSEVNATGVAMLFSAGTFLYVATVHVLPEVGGMGHSHKPESAGGKGLSRLEVAALVLGCLIPLILSIGHQH from the exons ATGGATGATTTTTTGTCGATTAGCCTGCTCTCTCTAGCAATGCTGATTGGCTGCTATGTGGCGGGGATCATCCCTTTGGCCGTAAATTTTTCCGAG gaaagATTAAAGCTGGTCACCGTTCTCGGTGCCGGGCTCCTTTGTGGAACTGCCTTGGCTGTCATTGTGCCTGAAGGAGTACATGCACTTTATGAAGATCTTTTGGAGG CAAAGCACCACCCAGTCAGTGAGAGTCAAAAGGTGATTGAATCTGAGAAAGCAGATGTTCCAGAGGTGCATGATCATAACCACAGCCACGACCATTCAAGATTACATGCTTACATTGGTGTTTCCCTTGTTCTTGGCTTTGTCTTTATGCTGCTGGTAGATCAGATTGGCAATTCTCATGTCCACCCTGCAGATG ACCCAGAAGCAGCAAGGTCGGGCAATTCCAAAATTACTACTACACTAGGACTAGTTGTCCACGCAGCAG CTGATGGTGTTGCTTTGGGTGCAGCTGCTTCTACATCTCAGACTAGTGTCCAGCTAATAGTGTTTGTGGCAATTATGCTGCATAAG GCACCTGCTGCTTTTGGGCTTGTCTCTTTTCTTATGCATGCCGGTCTTGAACGGAATCGAATCAGGAAGCACTTGCTGGTTTTTGCACTAGCAGCACCTGTTTTGTCAATGGTGACTTACTTGGGACTAAGCAAG AGCAGTAAACAGGCACTTTCAGAAGTCAATGCCACTGGAGTTGCCATGCTGTTCTCTGCTGGGACTTTTCTGTATGTTGCCACAGTTCATGTTCTTCCTGAAGTGGGTGGAATGGGACATAGCCATAAGCCTGAATCTGCTGGAGGCAAAGGACTCAGCCGCCTGGAGGTGGCTGCATTGGTTCTGGGTTGCTTGATTCCTCTGATTTTATCTATTGGACACCAACATTAA
- the SLC39A9 gene encoding zinc transporter ZIP9 isoform X2: MHFMKIFWRTIPVLTTDVPFKQWQKDISKFVWQAKHHPVSESQKVIESEKADVPEVHDHNHSHDHSRLHAYIGVSLVLGFVFMLLVDQIGNSHVHPADDPEAARSGNSKITTTLGLVVHAAADGVALGAAASTSQTSVQLIVFVAIMLHKAPAAFGLVSFLMHAGLERNRIRKHLLVFALAAPVLSMVTYLGLSKSSKQALSEVNATGVAMLFSAGTFLYVATVHVLPEVGGMGHSHKPESAGGKGLSRLEVAALVLGCLIPLILSIGHQH; this comes from the exons ATGCACTTTATGAAGATCTTTTGGAGG acaatacctgttttgacaactgatgtaccatttaaacaatggcagaaagatatttcaaaatttgtgtggcaag CAAAGCACCACCCAGTCAGTGAGAGTCAAAAGGTGATTGAATCTGAGAAAGCAGATGTTCCAGAGGTGCATGATCATAACCACAGCCACGACCATTCAAGATTACATGCTTACATTGGTGTTTCCCTTGTTCTTGGCTTTGTCTTTATGCTGCTGGTAGATCAGATTGGCAATTCTCATGTCCACCCTGCAGATG ACCCAGAAGCAGCAAGGTCGGGCAATTCCAAAATTACTACTACACTAGGACTAGTTGTCCACGCAGCAG CTGATGGTGTTGCTTTGGGTGCAGCTGCTTCTACATCTCAGACTAGTGTCCAGCTAATAGTGTTTGTGGCAATTATGCTGCATAAG GCACCTGCTGCTTTTGGGCTTGTCTCTTTTCTTATGCATGCCGGTCTTGAACGGAATCGAATCAGGAAGCACTTGCTGGTTTTTGCACTAGCAGCACCTGTTTTGTCAATGGTGACTTACTTGGGACTAAGCAAG AGCAGTAAACAGGCACTTTCAGAAGTCAATGCCACTGGAGTTGCCATGCTGTTCTCTGCTGGGACTTTTCTGTATGTTGCCACAGTTCATGTTCTTCCTGAAGTGGGTGGAATGGGACATAGCCATAAGCCTGAATCTGCTGGAGGCAAAGGACTCAGCCGCCTGGAGGTGGCTGCATTGGTTCTGGGTTGCTTGATTCCTCTGATTTTATCTATTGGACACCAACATTAA
- the SLC39A9 gene encoding zinc transporter ZIP9 isoform X3, giving the protein METKHHPVSESQKVIESEKADVPEVHDHNHSHDHSRLHAYIGVSLVLGFVFMLLVDQIGNSHVHPADDPEAARSGNSKITTTLGLVVHAAADGVALGAAASTSQTSVQLIVFVAIMLHKAPAAFGLVSFLMHAGLERNRIRKHLLVFALAAPVLSMVTYLGLSKSSKQALSEVNATGVAMLFSAGTFLYVATVHVLPEVGGMGHSHKPESAGGKGLSRLEVAALVLGCLIPLILSIGHQH; this is encoded by the exons ATGGAAA CAAAGCACCACCCAGTCAGTGAGAGTCAAAAGGTGATTGAATCTGAGAAAGCAGATGTTCCAGAGGTGCATGATCATAACCACAGCCACGACCATTCAAGATTACATGCTTACATTGGTGTTTCCCTTGTTCTTGGCTTTGTCTTTATGCTGCTGGTAGATCAGATTGGCAATTCTCATGTCCACCCTGCAGATG ACCCAGAAGCAGCAAGGTCGGGCAATTCCAAAATTACTACTACACTAGGACTAGTTGTCCACGCAGCAG CTGATGGTGTTGCTTTGGGTGCAGCTGCTTCTACATCTCAGACTAGTGTCCAGCTAATAGTGTTTGTGGCAATTATGCTGCATAAG GCACCTGCTGCTTTTGGGCTTGTCTCTTTTCTTATGCATGCCGGTCTTGAACGGAATCGAATCAGGAAGCACTTGCTGGTTTTTGCACTAGCAGCACCTGTTTTGTCAATGGTGACTTACTTGGGACTAAGCAAG AGCAGTAAACAGGCACTTTCAGAAGTCAATGCCACTGGAGTTGCCATGCTGTTCTCTGCTGGGACTTTTCTGTATGTTGCCACAGTTCATGTTCTTCCTGAAGTGGGTGGAATGGGACATAGCCATAAGCCTGAATCTGCTGGAGGCAAAGGACTCAGCCGCCTGGAGGTGGCTGCATTGGTTCTGGGTTGCTTGATTCCTCTGATTTTATCTATTGGACACCAACATTAA